From the genome of Papaver somniferum cultivar HN1 chromosome 2, ASM357369v1, whole genome shotgun sequence, one region includes:
- the LOC113347794 gene encoding IQ domain-containing protein IQM1-like, with the protein MGISLSLLLSAWKEIIVNRGMVGITDNGEEVIVRTISFNRKDGEIIVRNVSFKKKDNLESSDSLSDGSDTKMVMEEPTSFKNWERSKLTLKTVFSFKNPFIDNNDSSFTSRNKDEASKKAKSPSFPEPEVMYSPRPLSELDAAAVKLQKVYKSYRTRRNLADCAVLVEELWWKALDSAALKLSSETFFNVEKHETASSRWTRALTRAAKVGKGLSKDEKAQKLALQHWLEAIDPRHRYGHNLHFYYDLWFDCGSSQPFFYWLDVGDGKEVNLERCPRSTLQRQCIEYLGPKEREVYEVIVEDGKLVYKQGGECVDTVEGFKWIFVLSTSRSLYVGKKKKGQFQHSSFLSGGATTAAGRLVAHDGVLEAIWPYSGHYLPTEENFKEFVSFLEEHHVDLTNVKRCANDEDCPSSFKVTDSEVDSKAEDTEGSSFKLTDAPPAVDTTSIPKEETNGNAQPQKFDLAKRLSCKWSTGTGPRIGCVSDYPTELRFRALEHVNLSPRVRTGSVGYSGPIPSPRPSPKIRLSPRLAYMGLPSPRSSIPSRTTSC; encoded by the exons TTATAGTTAGGACTATTAGTTTCAATAGAAAAGATGGTGAGATCATTGTTAGGAATGTTAGTTTTAAGAAGAAAGATAATTTGGAAAGTAGTGATTCGCTGTCTGATGGGTCTGATACTAAGATGGTAATGGAGGAACCGACGAGTTTTAAGAATTGGGAACGGAGTAAATTGACGCTGAAGACTGTGTTTTCGTTCAAGAATCCATTCATTGACAACAACGATTCTTCATTTACTTCAAGAAACAAAGACGAGGCTTCTAAGAAAGCGAAATCCCCTTCATTTCCTGAACCAGAAGTTATGTATTCTCCAAGGCCATTGAGCGAGCTTGATGCTGCGGCTGTTAAGCTTCAAAAGGTTTACAAGAGTTATCGAACCCGAAGAAATCTTGCTGATTGTGCAGTTCTCGTTGAGGAACTTTG GTGGAAAGCACTAGACTCTGCAGCTCTTAAGCTGAGCTCGGAAACATTCTTTAATGTCGAGAAACATGAAACTGCTTCTTCCCGATGGACTCGTGCATTGACTAGAGCTGCCAAG GTTGGAAAAGGTTTGTCAAAGGATGAGAAGGCGCAAAAATTAGCCCTTCAACACTGGCTTGAAGCT ATTGACCCACGACATCGTTACGGTCATAACTTGCATTTCTATTATGATCTGTGGTTTGATTGCGGGAGTTCCCAACCTTTCTTCTACTG GTTGGATGTTGGAGATGGCAAAGAAGTAAATCTTGAAAGGTGTCCTAGGAGCACACTTCAACGTCAGTGCATCGAATATCTTGGACCA AAAGAGAGGGAAGTCTACGAAGTAATCGTGGAAGATGGAAAGCTTGTCTACAAACAAGGCGGAGAGTGTGTGGACACTGTTGAAGGCTTCAAATGGATTTTTGTCCTAAGCACATCGAGATCATTGTATGTTGGGAAGAAGAAAAAGGGTCAGTTTCAACACTCGAGTTTTCTATCTGGCGGGGCTACAACAGCGGCTGGAAGATTAGTGGCCCATGATGGGGTTCTTGAG GCAATTTGGCCATACAGCGGCCACTACCTCCCCACCGAAGAGAATTTCAAAGAATTCGTCAGCTTCCTCGAGGAACATCATGTGGATCTCACCAATGTTAAG AGATGTGCAAATGATGAAGACTGTCCATCATCATTCAAAGTTACCGACAGTGAAGTGGATAGTAAGGCAGAAGATACAGAGGGTTCATCATTCAAACTCACTGATGCACCCCCAGCAGTTGATACTACTAGTATTCCTAAAGAAGAGACCAACGGCAATGCGCAACCACAGAAGTTCGATTTAGCCAAGCGTTTATCTTGCAAATGGAGTACAGGAACCGGACCTCGTATTGGATGTGTCAGTGACTATCCAACCGAGCTACGATTCCGTGCACTCGAACACGTCAATCTATCGCCAAGAGTTAGGACCGGAAGTGTTGGGTACTCGGGACCAATCCCTTCACCGCGACCTAGTCCAAAGATTCGACTTTCTCCAAGACTTGCTTACATGGGTCTGCCTAGTCCTAGAAGCTCTATACCCAGTAGAACAACTTCCTGTTAA